From a single Anaeromicrobium sediminis genomic region:
- the zapA gene encoding cell division protein ZapA produces MSNKRKVVVKIYGQEYTMVGSESREYIQKIANYVDDKMVDVARKSNQLSTSMIAVLTSLNIADEYMKCREEAQVWKAKLEEPLEALNEAKAEIAATKSEIEESKVQYEENIRLLEEEKKSLIMVLNEKEEQLREIENLKTTLALKEQELDKLAKENEELQNKVFDSQIKYVQAKKELDSFIDTFDEKG; encoded by the coding sequence ATGAGCAATAAACGAAAAGTAGTAGTTAAAATATATGGACAAGAATATACCATGGTTGGTTCTGAATCTAGGGAATATATCCAAAAGATTGCCAATTATGTAGATGATAAAATGGTAGATGTGGCTAGGAAGAGCAATCAACTAAGTACATCCATGATAGCTGTACTTACGTCCCTAAATATAGCTGATGAATATATGAAGTGTAGGGAAGAAGCGCAAGTATGGAAAGCTAAGTTGGAGGAACCCTTAGAAGCTTTAAATGAAGCTAAAGCAGAAATTGCTGCTACTAAAAGTGAAATAGAAGAAAGTAAAGTACAATATGAAGAAAATATACGTCTTTTAGAAGAAGAGAAAAAATCACTTATAATGGTTCTTAATGAAAAGGAAGAACAATTAAGAGAAATAGAAAATTTAAAAACAACCCTTGCACTTAAGGAACAGGAACTAGATAAGTTAGCTAAAGAAAATGAAGAACTTCAAAATAAGGTTTTTGATAGTCAAATAAAATATGTACAAGCTAAAAAAGAATTAGACTCTTTTATTGATACTTTTGATGAAAAGGGTTAA
- a CDS encoding DUF4489 domain-containing protein — protein MLTYCNYKNKEKDCKLTLECGKIFNPILPPRLNDDLNNPMMPPVKLASVTVDTRTLCYPCVNIKYSSIINLLGVSSGKSTITLKFRLVKECKNEIKEILQEWEYEKSGIDDDENEREFKDSFSIDFCQCIDCFHDGCCTYTIELVKAAPSLDNEDPEVRYSITNKNISACVSCEDHLKCGKIFNPSLPPRLNDDPNNPMMAPVKLASVTVDTRSLYKPCIKIQYSSIINLLAIGGNSETITLGFRLIKECKGRREEILKEWEYTKSDIDSGTNEGMFKDSSNVTFCECIDCFHDECCTYTIELVKAAPSLDLSDNPEIAYNITNKNISALIACDSHFREKEKSCRPILECGKIFNPSLPNMLEVTDPPVKLASVTINTKGLCKPCVNIQYSTIINLLAIGGNSETITLGFRLTKECKKGRKETLQEWKYQKSDIDDDDNERLFKDSFNVNFCECVDCFDDECCTYTIELIEVVVSQVDTIIYKFTNTTILAIGACESH, from the coding sequence ATGTTAACATACTGTAATTATAAAAATAAAGAAAAAGATTGCAAATTAACTTTAGAATGTGGAAAAATATTTAATCCAATTTTACCACCTAGACTTAATGATGATCTCAATAATCCAATGATGCCGCCAGTGAAACTTGCTTCTGTCACTGTAGACACAAGAACTTTATGTTACCCGTGTGTAAATATTAAATATTCGTCTATTATTAATCTTTTAGGCGTTAGTTCCGGTAAGAGCACTATAACTCTAAAATTTAGATTGGTTAAAGAATGTAAAAATGAAATAAAAGAAATATTACAAGAATGGGAATATGAGAAGTCTGGTATTGATGATGATGAGAATGAGAGAGAATTTAAAGACTCCTTCTCTATAGATTTCTGCCAATGTATAGATTGTTTTCATGATGGATGCTGCACCTATACAATTGAGCTAGTTAAAGCTGCTCCTTCTCTTGACAATGAGGATCCTGAAGTTAGATATAGCATTACTAATAAAAACATTTCAGCATGTGTATCTTGTGAAGATCACTTGAAATGTGGAAAAATATTTAATCCAAGTTTACCACCTCGACTCAATGATGATCCAAACAACCCAATGATGGCACCTGTAAAATTGGCTTCCGTTACTGTGGACACTCGATCTTTATACAAACCATGTATAAAGATTCAATATTCTTCTATTATTAATCTTTTAGCTATTGGAGGTAATAGCGAAACTATAACACTAGGATTTAGATTGATTAAAGAGTGCAAAGGAAGAAGGGAAGAAATATTAAAAGAATGGGAATATACGAAATCTGATATTGATAGTGGTACTAATGAGGGAATGTTTAAAGATTCTTCTAACGTTACTTTCTGTGAATGTATAGATTGTTTTCATGATGAATGTTGTACCTATACAATTGAGCTAGTTAAGGCTGCTCCCTCCCTTGATCTTAGTGACAATCCTGAAATTGCATATAACATTACCAATAAAAATATTTCAGCACTTATAGCTTGTGACTCTCATTTTAGGGAAAAAGAAAAAAGTTGTAGACCAATTTTAGAATGTGGAAAGATATTTAATCCAAGTCTTCCGAATATGCTAGAAGTAACTGATCCGCCAGTAAAGCTAGCTTCTGTTACTATAAATACAAAAGGTTTATGTAAACCATGTGTTAATATTCAATATTCAACTATTATTAATCTTTTAGCTATTGGAGGTAATAGCGAAACTATAACACTAGGATTTAGATTGACTAAAGAGTGCAAAAAAGGCAGAAAAGAAACCTTACAAGAATGGAAATATCAGAAATCTGATATTGATGATGATGACAATGAGAGACTTTTTAAAGATTCTTTCAATGTTAATTTCTGTGAATGTGTAGATTGTTTTGATGATGAATGTTGCACTTATACAATAGAGCTAATTGAAGTTGTAGTTTCTCAGGTTGATACTATTATATATAAATTCACTAATACTACTATTTTAGCAATAGGAGCTTGTGAATCTCACTAA
- the pheT gene encoding phenylalanine--tRNA ligase subunit beta, which yields MLVSLNWLNDYVDLSNLSVEEIRDGFIMSGSNIETVENPAGKMNKIVVGKILEIKKHPDADSLIVTQVDVGEEVIQIVTGADNVKEGDYVPIILSGGRLPDGTKIKKGKLRGIVSNGMMCSGTELGIGDNILPTSQNKEGIYIFNKEYPLGAEVKEIMGLDDSVMEFEITFNRPDCLSVIGMAREARATFGVPMKYPEIKINNEVEDANDYMTVEVKNNELCDRFVGRVIKNVKIEESPQWLQTKLMRAGIRPISNIVDITNFVMLEYGQPMHAYDIEDVEDRKIIVRNAEAGETIKTLDGQVRNLNEDILLICDGKKPVGIAGVMGGENSEIKDTTKTIFLEAAHFNKDNIRKTSKDLGLRTEASSRFEKGVDPNTTLTAANRFCQLVEQLGAGEVVGSHIDIYENKTEEKTINVRSSRINGLLGTKLSTDEMVEIFESLEFKVKVVGEDFEVTVPTYRGDMVKEIDFVEEIARIYGYDKLETTLYKDSIQGGKTPVQSSVDILKDTLNGAGLNEILTYSFVSPSVLDNLCVNEDSPLRNVVKVINPLGEETSVMRTTLMGNMLEVLARNYNRNVESARAFECGNTFIPGNDILPSEKRAVTIGMYGKEVDFFSLKGVVERIFSRFGIDGVEFVPEKSNTTFHPGRCANVLVKGVVVGTLGELHPNVCENYKIGTRVYLSELDFETIIGHINLDKGYTPLPKYPAMTRDFAIVVKEEVYVKDIQDVVTANGGGILESITLFDVYRGKQVDEGHKSIAYSLVYRAKDRTLTDEEVTKVHNNIIKELEEKIGGSLRV from the coding sequence ATGCTAGTATCGTTAAATTGGTTAAATGATTATGTAGATTTAAGCAACCTAAGTGTTGAAGAGATAAGAGATGGATTCATCATGTCAGGATCTAACATAGAAACTGTGGAAAATCCAGCAGGAAAAATGAACAAAATTGTAGTGGGTAAAATATTAGAAATAAAAAAACATCCAGATGCGGATTCTTTAATAGTTACTCAAGTAGATGTGGGAGAAGAAGTAATTCAAATAGTAACTGGTGCTGACAATGTGAAAGAAGGAGACTATGTGCCAATTATCTTAAGTGGCGGAAGATTACCTGATGGAACAAAGATTAAAAAGGGAAAACTTCGTGGAATAGTTTCTAATGGTATGATGTGTTCAGGTACAGAACTTGGAATAGGTGACAATATATTACCAACAAGTCAAAACAAAGAGGGAATATACATCTTTAACAAAGAATATCCATTAGGAGCAGAAGTAAAGGAAATAATGGGTCTTGATGATTCTGTAATGGAATTTGAAATTACATTTAATAGACCAGATTGTTTAAGTGTAATTGGAATGGCTAGGGAAGCTAGAGCTACTTTTGGTGTTCCTATGAAATACCCTGAAATAAAGATTAATAATGAAGTTGAAGATGCTAATGACTACATGACAGTAGAAGTTAAGAATAATGAACTTTGTGATAGATTCGTAGGAAGAGTTATAAAGAATGTAAAGATAGAAGAATCACCACAATGGTTACAAACTAAGCTTATGAGAGCAGGAATTAGACCTATAAGTAACATAGTTGATATAACAAACTTCGTAATGTTAGAGTATGGTCAACCAATGCATGCATATGATATAGAAGATGTGGAAGATAGAAAAATCATAGTTAGAAATGCAGAAGCTGGAGAAACTATAAAAACATTAGATGGTCAAGTAAGAAATTTAAATGAAGATATACTTTTAATATGTGATGGTAAAAAGCCAGTAGGTATAGCAGGAGTAATGGGTGGAGAAAATTCTGAGATAAAGGATACTACAAAGACCATATTCTTAGAGGCAGCTCATTTTAATAAGGATAACATAAGAAAGACATCTAAAGATTTAGGATTAAGAACAGAGGCTTCTTCGAGATTTGAAAAGGGAGTAGATCCGAACACTACTTTAACTGCTGCTAATAGATTCTGTCAATTAGTAGAACAATTAGGAGCGGGAGAAGTTGTAGGATCTCATATAGATATATATGAAAACAAGACAGAAGAAAAAACTATAAATGTAAGAAGTTCTAGAATAAATGGATTACTTGGAACTAAACTTTCTACTGATGAAATGGTAGAAATCTTCGAAAGCTTAGAGTTTAAAGTAAAGGTAGTAGGAGAAGACTTTGAAGTAACTGTGCCTACTTACAGAGGAGATATGGTAAAGGAAATAGATTTTGTAGAGGAAATTGCTAGAATCTATGGATATGATAAATTAGAAACTACATTATACAAAGACAGTATTCAAGGTGGAAAAACACCAGTACAATCTAGTGTTGATATACTTAAGGACACTTTAAATGGAGCAGGTTTAAATGAAATTTTAACTTACTCTTTTGTAAGTCCAAGTGTACTAGATAACTTATGTGTAAATGAAGATAGCCCTTTAAGAAATGTAGTAAAAGTAATAAATCCTCTAGGTGAAGAAACTAGTGTAATGAGAACTACATTAATGGGTAATATGTTAGAAGTATTAGCTAGAAACTACAACAGAAATGTGGAATCAGCTCGTGCCTTTGAGTGTGGAAACACATTCATACCAGGAAATGACATACTACCTTCTGAGAAGAGAGCTGTTACTATAGGTATGTATGGTAAAGAAGTGGATTTCTTCTCTTTAAAGGGAGTAGTAGAAAGAATATTTAGTAGATTTGGTATAGATGGAGTAGAATTTGTACCAGAAAAGTCTAATACTACATTCCATCCAGGAAGATGTGCTAATGTGTTAGTAAAGGGTGTAGTTGTGGGTACATTAGGAGAACTTCATCCAAATGTATGTGAAAACTATAAGATAGGCACAAGAGTATATCTATCAGAACTAGATTTTGAGACTATAATAGGTCATATAAACTTAGATAAGGGTTATACGCCACTTCCAAAGTATCCAGCCATGACTAGAGACTTTGCCATAGTTGTTAAAGAAGAGGTTTATGTTAAGGATATACAAGATGTGGTAACTGCCAATGGTGGTGGAATATTAGAAAGTATTACATTGTTTGATGTATATAGAGGAAAGCAAGTAGATGAAGGTCATAAGAGTATAGCCTATTCTCTAGTTTATAGAGCTAAGGATAGAACTTTAACAGACGAAGAGGTTACTAAAGTTCACAATAATATAATAAAAGAATTAGAAGAAAAAATTGGTGGAAGTTTAAGAGTTTAA
- the pheS gene encoding phenylalanine--tRNA ligase subunit alpha, producing the protein MKEQLSRIQEDAISSINNAQSMDELQQIRVKYLGKKGELTAVLRGMKDLSNEERPLIGKIANEVREAIGSELENAINSVKEKEKNKKLEKETIDVTMPGSEVLRGHRHPLTAVLDEIKDVFIGMGFSIGEGPEVETVYNNFDALNAPKNHPSRGMADTFYINDDIILRTQTSPVQVRTMKSSEPPIKVISPGRCFRRDTPDATHSPMFHQIEGLVVGKGVTMADLKGTLDMFAKKLFGEETKTKFRPHNFPFTEPSAEVDLTCFKCGGEGCKVCKGSGWIEILGCGMVHPNVLEECGIDSEVYSGFAFGMGLDRITMLKYNVDDIRLFFENDMRFIEQF; encoded by the coding sequence ATGAAAGAACAATTAAGTAGAATACAAGAAGATGCAATAAGTTCAATAAATAATGCACAAAGTATGGATGAACTTCAGCAAATAAGAGTAAAGTACTTAGGAAAAAAAGGTGAATTAACAGCTGTGTTGAGGGGGATGAAGGATCTTTCAAATGAAGAGAGGCCATTAATCGGAAAGATAGCTAACGAAGTTAGAGAAGCTATTGGTAGTGAACTTGAAAATGCTATTAATAGTGTTAAGGAAAAAGAAAAGAATAAAAAATTAGAAAAAGAGACTATAGATGTTACAATGCCAGGTAGTGAAGTTTTAAGAGGTCATAGACATCCGCTGACTGCAGTTTTAGATGAAATAAAGGATGTATTCATAGGTATGGGATTCTCCATAGGAGAAGGACCAGAAGTTGAAACTGTATATAATAACTTTGATGCACTAAACGCACCTAAAAATCACCCTTCAAGGGGAATGGCAGATACTTTTTATATTAATGATGACATAATACTTAGAACTCAAACTTCACCTGTACAAGTTCGTACTATGAAGAGCTCAGAGCCTCCTATAAAGGTCATTTCTCCAGGCAGATGTTTTAGACGTGATACGCCAGATGCTACTCACTCTCCAATGTTCCATCAAATAGAAGGATTAGTAGTAGGTAAGGGTGTAACTATGGCAGATTTAAAGGGAACCCTAGATATGTTTGCAAAAAAATTATTTGGTGAAGAGACTAAAACTAAGTTTAGACCACATAACTTCCCATTCACAGAGCCAAGTGCAGAAGTTGATTTGACTTGCTTTAAGTGTGGTGGAGAAGGTTGTAAAGTATGTAAGGGAAGTGGCTGGATTGAAATCCTAGGATGTGGAATGGTTCATCCTAACGTATTAGAAGAATGTGGAATAGATTCAGAAGTCTATAGTGGATTTGCCTTTGGTATGGGTCTTGATAGAATCACTATGCTAAAGTACAACGTGGATGATATAAGATTATTCTTTGAAAATGATATGCGTTTCATAGAACAGTTCTAA
- a CDS encoding TrmH family RNA methyltransferase has translation MAIKITSSDNKIIKHIRQLSKRKFREKNKEYIIEGIRSIKDAIKYEEEIKHILYSNKINNVQYGEELLNDILSGKLNAYEVDEKIFKSLSDTENTQGIMAVMAMKNHDINSFIKGDGLYVILDRIQDPGNLGTIIRTADSAGFNGVILTKGCVDVYNPKVIRSTMGSIFNIPIIQGTYEKDLIEVLHKEKINIVCTSLDTDKYYYDVDFSKNLAIVIGNEGNGVSDYILNKSNLLIKIPILGKAESLNASTASSIIIYESVRQRMTKLL, from the coding sequence TTGGCAATTAAAATAACATCCTCAGATAATAAGATAATAAAACACATAAGACAATTAAGCAAAAGAAAGTTTAGGGAAAAAAATAAAGAATACATAATTGAAGGGATTAGAAGTATAAAAGATGCCATAAAATACGAAGAAGAAATAAAGCATATACTGTATTCTAATAAAATTAATAATGTACAATATGGAGAAGAGTTATTAAATGATATTTTATCTGGAAAATTAAATGCCTATGAAGTGGATGAAAAGATATTTAAATCCCTATCGGATACGGAAAATACCCAAGGTATTATGGCTGTTATGGCCATGAAGAACCATGATATAAACTCCTTTATAAAAGGCGATGGTTTATACGTAATATTAGACAGGATTCAAGACCCGGGAAACTTAGGAACTATAATTAGAACTGCTGACTCAGCAGGATTTAATGGAGTGATTTTAACAAAAGGGTGTGTAGATGTATATAATCCAAAAGTAATAAGATCTACTATGGGTTCCATATTTAATATACCAATAATCCAAGGTACTTACGAAAAAGATTTAATAGAAGTATTACATAAGGAAAAAATAAATATAGTATGTACTAGCTTAGATACGGATAAATATTATTATGATGTGGATTTTTCTAAAAATTTGGCAATCGTAATAGGTAATGAAGGAAATGGAGTTTCTGATTATATATTAAATAAATCTAATTTGTTAATTAAGATACCAATACTAGGGAAAGCGGAATCATTAAATGCATCTACCGCATCATCTATTATCATATATGAATCTGTAAGACAAAGGATGACAAAATTATTGTAA
- a CDS encoding potassium channel family protein has product MKQFAVIGCGRFGSSVARTLYGLGFDVLAIDSNEDTIQNIADSVTHAVQADATEENSIKSLGMGNFDVAIITIGSNIQSSIMATLIAKELGVKYVVAKAQNELHAKVLYKIGADRIVFPERDMGVRLAHNLVSSNILDYIELAPDYSIVEIASLTEWEGSSLRDLNMRAKYGINVMAIKRGTEINISPSALDSVKKGDVLVVIGHNDDIQKIEKK; this is encoded by the coding sequence ATGAAGCAATTTGCAGTAATTGGTTGCGGAAGGTTTGGATCAAGTGTAGCTAGAACACTATATGGACTTGGATTTGATGTGTTAGCCATAGATAGTAATGAAGATACTATACAAAATATAGCAGACTCTGTAACCCATGCAGTACAAGCAGATGCTACTGAAGAAAATTCTATAAAATCATTAGGTATGGGAAACTTCGACGTGGCTATTATAACAATAGGATCTAATATACAATCGTCTATTATGGCCACTTTAATAGCAAAGGAATTAGGTGTAAAATATGTAGTAGCTAAGGCACAAAACGAATTGCATGCAAAGGTTTTATATAAAATAGGTGCAGATAGAATAGTATTCCCAGAGAGGGATATGGGAGTTAGACTGGCTCATAACCTAGTGTCTTCCAATATACTAGATTATATAGAATTAGCACCAGACTATAGTATAGTTGAAATTGCATCATTAACAGAATGGGAAGGGTCAAGTTTAAGAGATTTAAATATGAGAGCTAAGTATGGAATAAATGTAATGGCAATAAAGCGTGGTACAGAGATAAACATATCACCAAGTGCCCTGGATTCCGTTAAAAAGGGAGATGTCCTAGTTGTTATAGGCCATAACGATGATATTCAAAAGATAGAGAAAAAATGA
- a CDS encoding TrkH family potassium uptake protein — protein MIIIDVNKRIDKFNLDPAQIIVLGFASVIAMGAILLMLPIASKDGHSVGILNAFFTATSAVCVTGLVVVDTGTHWTVFGKTVIILLIQIGGLGFMTMATFFALLFGKRITLRERLIMQEALNQFNISGIVRLTKYVLIATFAIEGMGAILLAFRFVPRYGWATGIGFSIFHAVSAFCNAGFDLIGNFRSLTLFVDDILINVVICGLIIMGGLGFTVIVEVMNKRKFSRYTLHTKLVLCITAVLLVVGFLVVLVLEFNNPDTLGNLTFKGKILGAMFHSVTPRTAGFNSLPTDKLSMATIFFTIILMFIGGSSGSTAGGVKITTAGVMVLHISSIIKGKDDTEAFGRRIPRDIISRSLAVIGIAMCLIILVTMILSITEPSQDFLSIFFEATSAFATVGLSVGITPTLSGVGKVIISLTMFAGRVGPFTIALALAKQQQKKKGLVKYPQERVIVG, from the coding sequence GTGATTATCATAGACGTAAATAAAAGGATAGATAAATTTAACTTGGACCCTGCACAAATAATAGTTTTAGGTTTTGCCAGTGTAATTGCAATGGGCGCTATACTTCTTATGTTACCCATAGCATCAAAGGATGGGCACAGCGTAGGTATTTTAAATGCTTTTTTTACAGCCACATCGGCAGTATGCGTAACGGGATTAGTAGTAGTGGATACGGGAACTCACTGGACTGTATTTGGAAAAACTGTAATTATACTATTGATTCAAATAGGTGGATTAGGATTTATGACCATGGCAACTTTTTTTGCTCTATTATTTGGAAAGCGTATTACTTTAAGGGAAAGACTTATAATGCAGGAAGCTTTAAATCAATTTAACATATCTGGAATTGTACGACTGACAAAATATGTCTTAATAGCAACCTTTGCTATTGAGGGTATGGGAGCCATACTGTTAGCTTTTAGATTTGTACCTAGGTATGGTTGGGCAACTGGAATTGGATTTAGTATATTTCATGCTGTATCTGCATTTTGTAATGCAGGATTTGATTTAATAGGAAATTTCAGGAGTTTAACACTTTTTGTAGATGATATATTAATAAATGTAGTTATTTGTGGATTAATTATAATGGGTGGTTTAGGATTTACCGTAATAGTGGAAGTAATGAACAAAAGAAAGTTTTCAAGATATACTCTACATACTAAGTTAGTATTATGTATTACGGCAGTGTTACTAGTGGTAGGATTCTTAGTTGTTCTAGTACTTGAGTTTAACAACCCAGATACATTAGGAAACCTCACATTTAAGGGGAAAATACTGGGAGCCATGTTCCATTCAGTGACTCCAAGAACGGCAGGATTTAATAGTTTACCTACAGATAAGCTAAGTATGGCCACTATATTTTTTACCATAATATTAATGTTTATAGGTGGATCTTCTGGCTCTACTGCTGGTGGTGTTAAAATTACAACGGCAGGGGTTATGGTATTACATATTTCAAGCATAATTAAAGGTAAAGATGATACGGAAGCCTTTGGAAGAAGAATACCAAGGGATATTATAAGTAGATCTTTGGCAGTTATAGGTATAGCCATGTGCCTAATTATATTAGTCACTATGATTTTGTCTATAACAGAACCGAGTCAAGACTTCTTGAGTATATTCTTTGAGGCCACATCTGCATTTGCCACTGTAGGTTTATCTGTTGGAATAACACCAACATTGAGTGGGGTGGGAAAGGTAATCATATCTTTAACTATGTTTGCAGGAAGGGTAGGTCCTTTTACTATAGCCTTGGCACTTGCTAAGCAACAACAAAAGAAGAAGGGATTAGTAAAGTACCCTCAAGAAAGAGTGATAGTAGGATAA
- the rplT gene encoding 50S ribosomal protein L20 yields MARVKKAMNAKKKHKKILKLAKGFYGAKSKIFKAANPAVLRSLRSAYIGRKLKKRDFRKLWIARINAAARMNGISYSRLINGLKLAGIEVNRKMLAEMAIHDEQGFAQLAEVAKAKLNA; encoded by the coding sequence ATGGCAAGAGTAAAAAAAGCTATGAACGCAAAGAAGAAGCATAAAAAAATATTAAAACTTGCAAAAGGTTTTTATGGAGCTAAAAGTAAGATATTTAAAGCTGCTAACCCTGCAGTATTAAGATCTTTAAGATCAGCATATATAGGACGTAAATTAAAGAAGAGAGATTTCAGAAAGCTTTGGATCGCAAGAATCAATGCTGCTGCTAGAATGAATGGAATTTCTTACAGTAGATTAATTAACGGATTAAAATTAGCTGGAATTGAAGTTAACAGAAAGATGTTAGCTGAAATGGCTATCCATGATGAGCAAGGTTTCGCTCAATTAGCAGAAGTTGCAAAAGCAAAATTAAATGCATAA
- the rpmI gene encoding 50S ribosomal protein L35 has product MPKMKTHRGAAKRFKLTKKGKVKRAKAFTSHILTKKSQKRKRNLRKAAIMAKGDAANMKKLLPYL; this is encoded by the coding sequence ATGCCAAAAATGAAAACACACCGTGGAGCTGCAAAGAGATTTAAGTTAACTAAAAAAGGTAAGGTTAAGAGAGCTAAGGCCTTTACTAGCCATATATTAACTAAAAAGAGCCAAAAGAGAAAGAGAAACTTAAGAAAAGCTGCTATCATGGCTAAAGGTGATGCAGCAAACATGAAGAAATTATTACCATACTTATAG